The Aspergillus luchuensis IFO 4308 DNA, chromosome 7, nearly complete sequence genome has a segment encoding these proteins:
- a CDS encoding uncharacterized protein (COG:S;~EggNog:ENOG410PPM4;~SECRETED:SignalP(1-20);~antiSMASH:Cluster_7.2): protein MSSKVLKLLAAAGLLSASVACSTESDVEITFYGYPDNDPPSADIAYDCGRGYTAGGTGTYDDPLTFATAPGEFEKCEIIYLPYLRKYLRFEDTCAQCTTDYHNGKLHIDIWTGSTKSSGGDTQIDCEDSLTPDDSQTVIISPGTSYTVNSDELFASGKCYTSNTYSSADASSYCSSGSSGSSSGSGSGSGSSSSCSWSGHCAGRSPLGTRALCYTDPWHSGASCSTENDCSDNLTCRSGKCA, encoded by the exons ATGAGCTCCAAGGTTCTTAAACTTCTTGCCGCCGCCGGCCTTCTTTCGGCATCTGTGGCGTGTTCGACTGAGTCTGATGTGGAAATTACCTTTTACGGGTATCCTGACAACGATCCTCCCAGTGCGGACATTGCCTACGATTGTGGTCGTGGTTACACGGCAGGAG GCACCGGCACATATGACGACCCTCTCACTTTTGCTACCGCTCCTGGGGAGTTTGAAAAGTGTGAGATCATCTATCTGCCGTACCTTCGCAAGTATCTCCGCTTCGAGGATACATGCGCGCAGTGCA CTACCGATTATCACAACGGCAAGCTCCACATTGATATTTGGACTGGGTCTACCAAGTCCAGTGGTGGCGATACCCAGATTGACTGCGAAGATTCCTTGACCCCGGATGACTCTCAaaccgtcatcatcagcccGGGAACCTCCTACACCGTCAACT CGGACGAGCTCTTTGCGAGCGGCAAATGCTATACATCAAACACTTATAGCAGTGCCGACGCTTCGAGCTACTGCAGTTCCGGTTCTTCGGGCTCGAGCTCCGGTTCTGGCTCCGGGTCCggctcctcatcttcctgctcctggtCAGGCCATTGTGCCGGTAGGTCCCCTCTTGGAACCCGTGCTTTGTGTTACACTGACCCATGGCATTCAGGTGCTTCCTGCTCAACCGAGAACGACTGCTCCGACAACCTCACCTGCCGGAGTGGCAAGTGCGCCTGA